The Terracoccus luteus genome includes a region encoding these proteins:
- a CDS encoding dipeptide epimerase, protein MTRIETVTATTTSVNLHTPFVTALRRTTTTDTVVVTVTDSDGRTGWGEAPQVWQVTGESLAGATACVRTMLSPAVTGLALDDRDDLDVALTRVQRTVARNFGAKAALDAALHDLFAQSQGTTVAAVVRGWVAGSGGPTPDGGLDGIRLTTDVTLSAGDASALADTARARVADGFATLKMKVGTDAATDVARVAAVRAAVGADVGIRLDANQGWSREEAVEVIRALADAGLGVELVEQPVVAEDVEGLAWVRERVPLPVMADESCYGPFDLERIIRLGAADLVNVKLAKCGSLRTGAALLHRAHEAGLGTIVGSMMETHVGLGAAASLVAAVPTTLVSDLDAAWWATCSPVVGGIAYEGEAVLLPSGPGLGVTGWVVAGADRPTTRA, encoded by the coding sequence GTGACCCGCATCGAGACCGTGACGGCGACGACGACCTCGGTGAATCTGCACACGCCGTTCGTCACCGCCCTGCGTCGCACGACGACGACGGACACGGTCGTCGTCACGGTCACCGACAGCGACGGGCGCACCGGCTGGGGCGAGGCGCCGCAGGTGTGGCAGGTGACGGGGGAGTCGCTCGCCGGCGCGACCGCGTGCGTCCGCACGATGCTCTCGCCCGCCGTCACCGGTCTGGCCCTCGACGACCGCGACGACCTCGACGTCGCCCTGACGCGGGTGCAGCGAACCGTCGCCCGCAACTTCGGGGCCAAGGCCGCGCTCGACGCCGCCCTGCACGACCTCTTCGCGCAGTCGCAGGGCACGACGGTCGCCGCGGTCGTCCGCGGGTGGGTGGCCGGGTCAGGAGGTCCGACCCCTGACGGCGGCCTCGACGGCATCCGGCTCACGACCGACGTCACCCTCTCGGCGGGTGACGCCTCGGCCCTCGCCGACACCGCGCGGGCGAGGGTGGCCGACGGGTTCGCCACCCTCAAGATGAAGGTGGGCACCGACGCGGCGACCGACGTCGCCCGGGTCGCGGCGGTCCGCGCAGCCGTCGGGGCGGACGTCGGCATCCGGCTCGACGCGAACCAGGGCTGGAGCCGCGAGGAGGCGGTGGAGGTGATCCGGGCGCTCGCCGACGCCGGTCTCGGGGTCGAGCTCGTCGAGCAGCCCGTCGTGGCCGAGGACGTCGAGGGGCTGGCCTGGGTGCGGGAGCGGGTGCCGCTGCCGGTCATGGCCGACGAGTCGTGCTACGGACCGTTCGACCTCGAGCGCATCATCCGCCTCGGCGCGGCCGACCTCGTCAACGTCAAGCTGGCCAAGTGCGGCTCGCTGCGCACCGGCGCCGCCCTGTTGCACCGCGCCCACGAGGCCGGCCTGGGCACCATCGTCGGCTCGATGATGGAGACCCACGTCGGGCTCGGCGCCGCGGCCTCGCTCGTCGCCGCCGTGCCGACCACCCTCGTCAGCGACCTCGACGCGGCCTGGTGGGCCACGTGCTCACCGGTCGTGGGCGGGATCGCGTACGAGGGCGAAGCCGTCCTGCTGCCGTCCGGGCCAGGGCTCGGTGTCACGGGCTGGGTTGTGGCGGGCGCGGACCGCCCCACCACCCGGGCCTGA